Proteins encoded by one window of Xenopus tropicalis strain Nigerian chromosome 6, UCB_Xtro_10.0, whole genome shotgun sequence:
- the myc gene encoding myc proto-oncogene protein — protein MPLNANFPSKNYDYDYDLQPCFFFLEEENFYHQQSRLQPPAPSEDIWKKFELLPTPPLSPSRRSSQSSLFPSTADQLEMVTEFLGGDMVNQSFICEADDEALLKSIVIQDCMWSGFSAAAKLEKVVSEKLASYQASRKESALSSSQCQSPPEQSPLKSPSCHGSLSLGGTRSSHGFLQDPSSDCVDPSVVFPYPLNDSISNASSPCQDLMLETPPISSNSSSSESEEEPEDEDEDCDEEEEIDVVTVEKRQTASKRMESSSHSQPSRPHHSPLVLKRCHVPIHQHNYAASPSTKVDYVSSKRAKLESNARVLKQISNNRKCSSPRSSDSEENDKRRTHNVLERQRRNELKLSFFALRDQVPEVANNEKAPKVVILKKATEYVVSMQEDERRLIRETEQLKYRREQLKQRLQQLRNLVV, from the exons ATGCCTCTTAATGCCAATTTCCCCAGCAAGAACTACGACTACGACTATGACTTGCAGCCCTGCTTCTTCTTTCTGGAGGAGGAGAACTTCTACCACCAGCAAAGCCGACTGCAGCCGCCGGCCCCCAGTGAGGACATCTGGAAGAAGTTTGAGCTGCTCCCCACCCCACCCCTGTCACCCAGCCGCAGATCCAGCCAGTCCAGCCTTTTCCCCTCTACGGCTGATCAGCTGGAGATGGTGACCGAATTCCTGGGAGGGGACATGGTCAACCAGAGCTTTATCTGCGAGGCGGACGATGAAGCCTTGCTGAAGTCTATCGTCATACAGGACTGTATGTGGAGCGGCTTCTCGGCGGCAGCCAAGCTTGAGAAAGTGGTATCTGAGAAGCTGGCATCCTACCAGGCTTCTAGGAAAGAGAGTGCTCTGTCTTCTTCTCAGTGCCAGAGTCCACCAGAGCAGAGCCCACTTAAGTCTCCTTCATGCCATGGGAGCCTCAGTCTCGGAGGGACTCGGAGCAGCCATGGATTCCTCCAGGACCCCAGCTCGGATTGTGTTGACCCTTCGGTGGTTTTCCCATACCCTCTGAATGACAGCATTTCCAACGCCAGCTCACCTTGCCAAGACCTCATGTTGGAAACGCCACCGatcagcagcaacagcagcagcagtgaaTCAG AAGAGGAACCGGAAGACGAGGATGAAGACTGTGATGAGGAAGAAGAGATTGATGTTGTCACGGTGGAAAAAAGGCAGACGGCATCCAAGCGAATGGAATCCAGCTCTCACTCGCAGCCATCTAGACCCCACCACAGCCCATTAGTTCTGAAGAGGTGTCACGTTCCCATTCACCAACACAACTACGCAGCGTCCCCCTCAACCAAAGTGGACTATGTTTCTTCCAAGAGGGCGAAGCTAGAAAGCAACGCCAGGGTCCTCAAACAGATCAGCAATAACCGCAAGTGCAGCAGTCCCAGGTCCTCTGATTCCGAAGAGAACGACAAGAGGCGGACACACAACGTTTTAGAGCGTCAGAGGCGGAACGAGCTCAAGTTGAGCTTCTTCGCCCTGCGCGACCAGGTACCGGAGGTGGCCAATAACGAGAAGGCGCCCAAAGTCGTCATCCTCAAAAAGGCAACAGAATACGTCGTTTCTATGCAGGAGGATGAGCGACGGCTCATACGGGAAACAGAACAGTTAAAGTACAGGAGAGAGCAGTTAAAACAGAGACTGCAACAGCTAAGGAACTTGGTTGTCTAA